In Platichthys flesus chromosome 6, fPlaFle2.1, whole genome shotgun sequence, the genomic stretch CTCATTGTTCATTCAGAAATAATGTCTGTGCTTGGTCAATCTTTTATACAGGGGATTGAAATGTCATCATCTACATGTATCATTTTTGATTCTATGAATTAGCTGAAATTGTGAACAAGCTGCCATGACTGGTGTCAGAACCACTTGTGTTAACACTGAATCAGGAGGATTATTTATCAAAATGctttaacttgaaaaggttATTCTGTTTATTGACtaaatagaatatatataattaatattttaagtaCAAGGTACTTTGCCCATATTGATTTATCTgtattaatgaaaacattaattatTGGAATGACAATTTAATTGgtattttatctatttttaacaaaatataGACATTAGCACCATTGTTTCTTGATGAGAACCCTTGTATGAAAACTATTTTGCTCAGTGAAAGAGACATTTTATAAGTTATTTTTGCATATTGTCCTGCATgggaatatatttttattattgcctCGATATAACTGTACATAGATATTTATAGCTTGTGATTTCTTGTGGTCATGCGTTGCTTGAAACTGTGGACCTGACTGACCTCTGGCATGAGTAGATTCACAAACACAAGACTTTTGAATGACCCAAAAACTTAGCCGCCTTTGACGCAGGCATTTCTATCACATAGGATTACTGTACCAGCTCTTGCTGTTGTTTCATAATGACACAAAGTAAGAGTGATCATAGTGGACTGAATGAATTTAGGTGTGACTTCAGTGTGAACAGTACTTAGTAGCATGAACCGTGGCTGTGGTTCTTCCACGCTGGTTTTTTAACCTTCCATTAGCCAGTAGTACACTATGCTCCTTGTGGGTAAATGATGCACTTGAATTCTAATGTGTTGATCAGTGTAAAGCTTTAGTTCCAGTGGTAATTTGACTTGTCcagtaaatactgtatatttcatGTACATTGCTACAGTATAAGGCATGTGTCATATGCTCGCTGTCATTGTCTATGAAGCCACCGAGCTATTCCTGCATTTACTTACAGTGCATAAGACTGGGACACCGTGTTATCCATTAAAAACGTTACATGGTGCTAAACTGAAATACTGTGTACTGCAATGCATTAGGTAGTTGCTCGATCTGTATGAGTACTTCTGTTCCTTGATGTTTGCAGTTGTTGGTTTTCTGTTCGAAGTCTTATGTACATGTTTATTTCATGTAGTTTAATATTTGTTGACGATTGTTTTGTTATCTGTGAAAATTTAATAAATTGCAACTGggtaaaaaaattgaattaaaagcTAATGGCTTGCTGATTCAGTGACTGGGGAAGCAACATCCTAAAATCCAATATCACTTTACTGTAATGAATGCTACCGTCGGAGAAACTAACCTTTTGGTGGTCATCTTGTTGGAAAGTGTGATGTGTCAATCATTCTTGCTTCTCCAGGTACTCACATCTTGCAACAATATTTACCTTTGCCAGGGTTGTTTTCATTGATCGAATACAAACTACTGGATGAATTACCATGGAacttttggtgcagatccaggtcaAAGGGCGTATCTAGGATCTTTTGCACTTTCTTAAACAGTACGAGTTATGGCGTATTTCAACATTTATATTGAGTGTTTAATCTGGTGCAGAGCCAAATTAAAATCTAGACctagttaatttaaatgtggttttataagtgGACTGTTAGGATTTAAGACctgtatgtgctctactgagtgtcattgtAGTTCTTCATAAGATTGACTTGAGCTGTATGTACTTTTGTAGTATGCTAGTCTTGTCTTCACAATAAATGAGCCACACACCCACTAAAGAGCATGAACAAAATTAAAATCACAAGTCTTTATGTTGAGTCAACAGAATGTGCATTACCACTCTTCTAAGGCACATTATGTCACTACAAAATATATGTGACAACTGCACCCGaagaacaaatacataaatcaaaGCCCACATACTTTAATTTGAtggtttttttccccctatGTAACACCATCATGTGTTCACGCTCAACTCAGGGCTTAAGATATAGTGACAGGACCCAGGAAATATGACTGAGGGTCGTGGCCACGCACTGGCTTTGTCTCCCTATTATCAATTTCCATCTGCTTCTCACTTTTACACCAGTAAtgaaatcatttcatttggGTAATCCAAGGTATCTAAACATGACTATGCCTACAGTACCATCTGTAAGCATCTCCACTTTCCAAGTGCAAGAAGCAGGTGAAAGGACGCTGGATCATGTGGAAGTCCCAAGAAAGGAGGAGGATCTGGAGATTAGTCTctggaagcttttttttttttttagctttccTCACCCGATGACGATCCATCTATCTCATCTACATCTCCACCGATGGCCGTCCAAAACGCTTTTGCTACCTGCGAATGACAgtgtaatataaataattagaTTTTGCATTAACACGTTTGATTAAACAATTTGATTGGGTTGATTAAAGAGTGACAGAAATGTTGCTAAGTGGTAAATGTTTAGCATTGAATGAGTGGTTTGCACGACAGCGTATTAGGCTGTGTtgtaggttaaaaaaaatgattatagAGGCAAGCAAGTGTGTCCTACACAAAGTTAATTATCAGTTTGTAACACACTCATCCAAACAATTCTATGGTAATACCATAATATTATTTTGAAACATTCAGTATATCTAAACATGCATCGACAATAAAACACTAGAAGAATGATCATGCTTGATGTCTTGTGGGGAACATGTTGCACTGTGTCTCACCTTCTCTGCATGAACCTTCCTCTGCTCATGAGGTAACGAAGAAGCTTTATCTGTAGGTTGAAATTCACAGAGCAAGTCAACATGAATGGGGTCAGCTGTGCAAACATATGATCTCCATGTAAACAAtgacagatatatatatatatatatatatatatatacactttttgattgtatgttttaaaagtaaaaaaacaggcTGTGAAACGTTTTTCGACAATAttgcatgtgtatgtttttcATTCTCCCGTTACCTTTCATCTCTTTTAATTTGGTAAAGAGACGTTCAAAGTTATCCACATCTGCATCTCCAGATGTTAGATTAGCGAGTTCCTGAATGTCCAAATCAGTCAATGTGTCTGAGAAAATCAACACAAGTGAAAATGATCAAGATATTCAGAtttgggaaaaaaacattaaattaaatgtgacaGCAGGATTACCAAAAGGTTTTGAGGAAGAAAATAAGTAAATGTTGAGAACAGATTCCATCCTGAGCCGTTCACTTACCGACTACTGTCTGCCCTTGTGTGACTGTATCTGTGCTCCTCTCTTCTGTATGGTTGGCCTCGGTAACTACTGTGCCCTCTTCTGGCAAGCTGGAGGACTGTCACAGATAAGAGGTTAGGATGCCTGCTTGAAAACTGACagattaaaaaattaaatttaagtGGAATTGAATGTATTTATGTAACAAGTGAGAGAGACCAATTAAAGAGGTTTACAGAGGGGAACTTCAatcaaaattaattaaaatggtTAAAGAAAAAGCTCCTCACTGCTGTATCTTGGCAGGTGCGTGGGTTGTTGTGTCTGGAGGCCACCAAACTGCTCATCAGACCAAACCCCTGGTTGTGCTCTGTTAGACGGAGAGATCAACTGTTACACGCGATACAAACAGCATACACAGTTAAACTGAACAGTAAGATGACATGACCGAACCCGtctatcatttcaaaatgtatgtCTGAACCTGGCCCAAGCCCGTCAGAACCCATCAGGATCCGACAAGCTCAAGTCGGTTATCCACACTCTACTGGGGACTTAATCTCACCATCTTTCATCTCCATACTGGACCACACGTTTGCATTGAGCGCTTGAACAATTCTCTTTACTCCAGTTGATTCTGGAAAGTCATCTgatgaaagaaacaaagactGTGTAAATGTCAACATCAAATTTTTTTACAAACCCCGATGAATTAAAACATGTCTACATCGTCATTAgcggttttcagacatgcactgaacttcgGAGATCATCCCAACATTCTACgaaggggctgtatgtgtgaacgcaaatatCAGAATAAGAGCCTCTGGGctttctgtggactttctccGGCCAGCTCCCTAGTAAGAGGTCAGCAGAAAGTCCCGAAGAACCGATGTCAGAACACCACAAGCAAGTTcctctaattaaaaaaaaaaagaagaatactAATATCTCCACTTGAAAAAGGGAGTCCACGCCAACAAGGATGATGATAAGAGAGCTTGGGTGATATGGGCCGACACCACAGAATGTACATGTTGGGTCCTGGCTCCACCTGAGGAGTTGCTGCAGCTTTGAACGCGTCTGAGCGGAAAATCTCCTGCATGTGTCAAAGACCTAATCTAATTCTGCAGACATCCTCCAGAGGTAATTTCTGAAAATGGCAATCGTGATTCGTGCTCACCATCTTCATCCGGCAGCTCCTGTGGATTGAGCTCCACCAGCTCAAAGGCATGAGCCAAACACCACTGCTGTGCTTCATGTCTGCTGACCCCTGCAATATGAACACTACTTTAATGCCATATAACAACCTGGAATTGTGCATTATGGTGCCTTTCTGCAATCACACGTCACCGCAAAGTGCTGCAGAACAAACCTGTTTCACAAACTCTGTCACACACCAGGATGAGCACCTCCGGATTAAGATCCTCCACCACTGATATCCAGGGATGGAGTTTTTCCAAACCATCTTTCTGCAAACACAATGTAGACACGATACACATTAGAGATAAGTCGATTTACTTCCTAGATATTAAAAACAAGACCCACTATTTAGGTCACGTACCGCTTTACTGTCAAAATAAGCGATGAAAGCCTGGGTGGACTGGGCGATCTCTGATGACATCTGGAAGGTGCTGGGCACGACGCATAGCCTGACGTCTGCTGTGTAATATTTGTTGTTGATTTCCCACGGGTACCAGGTCACCGTGTCCTCTCGCTTGATCGGCTCCGGTAGAGCCTTCGAGTTGAGGATctctgaggaaaacacacatttcttctaTCAAATTACCCAAAACAACAAGAGAGGCTAGGTAATGCTGCGCTGCTAAACATGCTAGCTGCAGAAACGAGGTTTACTTAACCTCGTTTAAAAGCCTTAGCATCGCCACTAGCACAATAGTTACTGAATTGACCCACTAGCTTGACAACCCCAGGCAAACGAGTTAATAACCTGTATTACTATAGCCATGCAAGCTAGGCGCGTTAGCTTTGTTTGACGTTAGCCCCTCTGACCAAATCCTACATGTCCATGCTAAACGTACGTGTtatcagctcctcctctttgaaCCCACTGTCACAGCTGGTGAGGAGCACGCAGGGAACGGTCATCTCCGTGGTTTCCTCCGtgtcagacattttaaaaagatatGTGAAGACGAGCTTCTCCCCCTGATGTTAGCTTAGCGCTACGTTAGCTCAACTTTGACAACCTTTCAACTCTGACCGAGCCACTGCGCCGGTCACTTCCGGTGCAGCATTTCACAGATTTCAgttgtatttaaaaaactattttcaatAAAGCCGATTACTTCTATAAATATATGGATATATATAGTATAATCAATATGTGTAATTTTTGCTCATGGCGATATTGAAGTTTACGCTGTTTGGCTTACAGTGAGGGGAATACTAATCCCTGAGTTTGGTCTTTCAGGCAGAGCAGTATCTCTTCCTAAAGCtccattaaataaataatacatattcaTGTTTATGAAGGAAGAGGATGGAAATAAAGTTATGATCTATTTTTTGATCAGCCTATAATAGCGACATTTAAAGGAGGTGTGTTTGCCTGACAGTCTGTACACGGGAGAATACAACACCATCTTTCGTTGTCATGACTACGTGTACTGTTCCAATGACAGCTCGGGACAGACTTGGGTCGATGGACTGAATTTAAAGAGTTTAATCGCAGTCGTTTGCTGTTTAACTCAATATGCAAAAATATGTCTCATAGAAATCAAGATAAATTTGGAGCAGTTTTACTTCGGGTAATGTTTCTACTTTAGGTCAGCTAACAATTCTTAATGTTTGAGAGAATACACTTGGTGATTGTCCATTAGCTtaacgtttgtttgttttgcatttagCTTGGTTTGATGTTTGCTAATTGGACCACTGtgcttaaatatatatatattaaaatatattcatgttATTGTGTGTTAATATTTATCCTAATGTTTTACCAATTGACAGAAGTGTAGCTAAAAATTGTGTTTGCACTCATCACAAAACTGTTTATTGCAGGTTCAAGATGATTTGAGACAACTGAGAGGTAATCTAGAGAAAATCCGTCTCAGTGACAAAACAACACTGGACTTCGAAGCCCTGGACGACGCCATTCACAAGACAGAGAACAGCATCAAGGTGATGATGGTTTATTCAGATTAAGCACTGATAACAATGTAACGTGATAGACATCAGGTGAATGTGGCTGACCATCTCAATCTTCCTCAACTGTAAAAAGAAACACGCTGAAGACTATCTAAAAACAgtgtctgagcagctgctggttcTTCCAAACATTGAAGACGTTCACAAAAAGACAGTGCAGATTCCCAAATGgtaagtatttgtatttttacaaaatCACTGCCAACAGTCGGGAACATCTCTTTATGCGGGTTGAATAATAATCTGATGATAGATATTTTGATTCTGAAAGCAAAACTTTACACAGGAAACCTGATCTGGACAGTTTCCCAGCTATGCCTCCACAAAGGGAAGTCCTGCCAGGAGCATCTCAGCGGGAAAAGGTTGATTACTATTCACAATTACATATACTTTTCgttttaatttcataatatACACTTTTTAGCTGAAATACCCCGTTTTCAGATTATTAGGTACGCATGGCTCAAACAAATACAGTGTACATTACAGCAGCCCCATTATAAATCCTATCTTCATGATAGTTATGTTCATTTTATACTGGAACTATTTCTGTTTTTGATTCtactttattgtcattttgaTAGCAGGGGTTTGTTGTGCTGTTGAGTCATATTGTGTTATATGGGCAGGTCTTACTATTATTTTGCCCATACCCTTTTTATTCTTATAAAGCTAAATAAAAGTACTATCTCTCTGTACTGTGTACTGTCCAGCAGTACCACAAACTGCATCACCCAAAATTACCATACAGTTGAATCAGCAACTCAAAATTTTAAGTAATCAGTAAAACATAATGGTAAGAAAGGACTGTTGTATTAGACTGAATAATTATTTAGCAAATTATACCTTTAATGAGCTTCCAGCTGACtacatataaacatttttatatctaATATTGCTGATTCTACAGTCTGTCTAATTATTATTGTAAAAGTTTTTAAACTCATTCTCTACCTGTCTCATTCAGCACAAGACAACGTTATCCATGCATTCGCTTTGCAATCCTGCTCTCTCAAAAAACAGAGCTATTATGTACCTGAAAAGTGGGACATCACTTCCCGATGTCCACAAGAGGAGCACACATGTGGTGAGTAATGTCACAATAGGTAAATTTAGTTGGAATCATAAATAGGATGTATTTTATGATTTCTATAGAAATAACACACTGTAAGCTTTTATTAAGTATTGGTTAATATCTTTAACCTGTATGTGTTTATTCTTGTACACAGCTCTCAAAAGAGATCATACTCGACAAAATCCCAATTTCCAAAATACAGCATAGCTTGGGTCATCTGTATCATGATTCGTATTGCTACACTTACTCTGCTTGAAATATTGTCTTTGACTATAAGATCAGTGTGTGATCTTTTCTCATTCTGACTTGCTTTGTCCTCCAGGTGGGTTTAAAACGCACTTCTGCACAAGAGTAATTTACACCTTATGTAGAATTGAGATGatagtggatttttttttatcattgatAATGGCAGTTAATTCAATGACTTACTCAGGAGAATGTAAACTTTTTATTTCTGGCGAACACAGGCTACATCTGATATATTGGCCTTCTTACTTATGGAGCAGATATTCTCATCATACTTCACATTTATCCCTAATaaaagaaaagcttttttttgtgCGGTGAAAAATAGACTCCTGTTGGGTTTGTTGATGTTAATTGTAATATACAGCACATGCGTCAGGAAAGACTTGATTAGGAAGTATCACAAGAGGTTCTGCTAGAGTTAAGATGGATTTGATATCGTTGTTATTTTCCTTGATACTGTCACCTTTAATCCCCAGAATAGGGTTCATGCTGGAGTGAAGAATGATGGCACAGGTTTGCATTAAAAGATTCCTCAAGTCTCCTGCTCAGGGGGACACTGACACAAAGGT encodes the following:
- the aagab gene encoding alpha- and gamma-adaptin-binding protein p34, which codes for MSDTEETTEMTVPCVLLTSCDSGFKEEELITQILNSKALPEPIKREDTVTWYPWEINNKYYTADVRLCVVPSTFQMSSEIAQSTQAFIAYFDSKAKDGLEKLHPWISVVEDLNPEVLILVCDRVCETGVSRHEAQQWCLAHAFELVELNPQELPDEDDDFPESTGVKRIVQALNANVWSSMEMKDEHNQGFGLMSSLVASRHNNPRTCQDTASSSLPEEGTVVTEANHTEERSTDTVTQGQTVVDTLTDLDIQELANLTSGDADVDNFERLFTKLKEMKDKASSLPHEQRKVHAEKVAKAFWTAIGGDVDEIDGSSSGEES